The Rhodothermia bacterium genome segment ATTGAAGGGAAGATTGAAGGGAAGATCGAAATTGCCAAACGATTAAAATCAATGGGATTTACCATTGAGCAAATACAGGAAGCGACAGACCTGTCTAAAGAAGAAGTTGAACAACTTTAATATTGAGTCAGCCTTTAACTTGTAAGGATATCTACCGTGTTTTTTCGAAAGAATGGTTTAATGAGGTTTTGGTTATTACCGATAGCATCAAGCTCTAATGATGTCGCTCCTCAAGTTTTCAAGTGAGTCCAGAGCAACTCGGTTGCATTGGATTCTGGGTATAGGGAAGTTGATACGCCAGATGAAAACATCTTTTGTTGTGATAGTTGAGGTAAAAATGAATATCTCGGTTTTTATGGGTATTTGCATTGTCCCATACCAACAATTTTTTCTTATTTGCTCATTCAGAGATGTATTTAAGCATACTTACTGAACTTATACCTGTTTTTATGATTTATGGCAATAAAAACGGGACTTCCCGTTTCGAAAGTCCCGTTACGACAGACTTTAAAATTGGTTAAGCAACATGAGCGGCGGTAGTGCCTCCGAGCCATGTATTGCTATCTCCCCCTTTAACGGGACGCATCGTCCACATAGGAACATCACTGGTACGGACTAATTTCTCTGTAACGCTACCAATAAGTTCTTCCCATTCACTGGTTACGCCATGGGTAGCAATAACGACCAAGTCCGCATTGATTTCGGCAGCGTGTGCGCGAATGCTGTTTACAATGGTTCCGAAGTGAACAGAAAGGGTATGTTCTACGTCTGGCCCTGGCGTTTCTGTATAGAATTTCTCGATAGATTTTTGAGCCATTTCATTCATTTCAGGATTGGTCTCGGCAAGTGATGGAAGTTGCATCCCAAAAATATGTGGGTAATACCATTCTTCGATCACATAGAGGGCATCCACACTGGCGCCATAGGCAGCGGCCAAGTGTTTTGCTTGGCTTAGAGCCGTCCGGCTGTGGTCGGAGAAATCTACTGGGACGACAATGCGCTTGATGTCCGCCGAGCCTTTTTGGTTTTCATGAAGGGTGATAACGGGACAAGTGGCCGTCCGAACCAATTCTTCGGCAACAGAGCCGAGAAGGAAACGGCGCATCCCACGAAGACCGTGTGTACCCATTACAATGAGGTCAATGCCATTTTCGGCGGCATATTCCGAAAGGGCTGGAGCGGCATGAATATGACCTTGAATGAGGCGATACGTGAACGGAAGAACTTCGTCAGCTGGTTTTTCTACGTGTTTCAGTTTGTCCATCAATTCGTCGTCATTGGTCACTTCACCATACAGATCCACATGCACCAAATGCATCTCTTGTGCGTTGAGCGTATGTGCGACTTTTAGCGCATAGTTGAGTGCGAAGTCTGCATTGGTAGAGAAGTCGGTTGGAACGAGGATTTTGTTGATCTTCAACATGGTTTTGGGGGCTTAAGGTTTTTGGATCTGGGGTGATCTTTCGGGTAGAAAATTCGGAAAAAAAAAATCGTGCGATGTATTCCTATCCCTATTTGACGTTACTATTGATTACCTATAAGCGCTGTAATCCTTTTTCTTACAACTGTTCAACCCTTGTTTTTGGCAATTCGGAGGCGGGTATATTCCAGATGTTGCCGGATTTGTTTATCTTCACCAAAACGTCTCTTGGTAGCTCACTTTTGCCCCTATGTTATGAGTAAAAAACGATTGTGGGGAATGGTATTCCTGATCTTGGCCTTGCCCTGTGTTTCTTTGTCACAGGTAGGTTATTCGTTTGGCCGTAACAAGATTCGTTATACAGATTTTGACTGGAAAATCCTCAAAACGGCGCATTTTGATTTTTACCACTATCCCGAAATGGAAGATTTAGCCAAAGTGGGTGCAGCGATTGCAGAAGAAAGTTATCGTGAGCTTCAGAATAAATTCAATTTCTCGCTTTCTACCCGGGTTCCTATGATTTTTTATGCTACGAACCTACATTTTAAGCAAACGAATACGATAGACGGATTTATTCCAGATGGCGTAGGTGGCTTTTTTGAGTTTATGAAAGGCCGCGTGGTCATTCCGGCAAACGGAGACCTCAATCGTTTTAAGCGGGTAATCCGTCATGAAATGGTACATGTGTTTACGTTTAACAAATTGGCACGGGTCATGCGGGATTATAGAAAGCCGCCCGATCGTTTGCCGCCCCTTTGGTTTACGGAAGGACTTGCGGAGTATTGGTCTGGGGAGGCCGATCATCAACACGAGATGATGATTCGGGATGCCATTGCCTCCAATTCGTTGGTTCCCTTAGAAGACATTGACCGGATTTACGGGACGTACTTGATGTACAAGCAAGGCGAATCCGTTTGCCGCTTCATTGCAGAAAAATGGGGAGACGAATATCTATTGCGACTCATCGAGGATTTTTGGAAA includes the following:
- a CDS encoding universal stress protein, which produces MLKINKILVPTDFSTNADFALNYALKVAHTLNAQEMHLVHVDLYGEVTNDDELMDKLKHVEKPADEVLPFTYRLIQGHIHAAPALSEYAAENGIDLIVMGTHGLRGMRRFLLGSVAEELVRTATCPVITLHENQKGSADIKRIVVPVDFSDHSRTALSQAKHLAAAYGASVDALYVIEEWYYPHIFGMQLPSLAETNPEMNEMAQKSIEKFYTETPGPDVEHTLSVHFGTIVNSIRAHAAEINADLVVIATHGVTSEWEELIGSVTEKLVRTSDVPMWTMRPVKGGDSNTWLGGTTAAHVA